The genomic segment TCCTCGCCATTGACAAAGTATTTTTCTTTGGCATAAATCCCGGCCTCGCTGCCGGCGGGCAGGCCGTAGCGGTTGTCCAGGGTGACATAGGCTTTTCGGCCAGCATCCCATTTCAATCCCCACTCGGAAAGTTCCGGCGCTTCCGCGGTTGGCCGTTCGGGGGTGGGAAGGTGGATGACCGTCCCCACAATCCTCGAATCCGTCTTTGCTCCCTCCAAGCACCGGTCCAGCCAGTATCGGAAAGCATGAGGGTGGTCCTCCTGAATCCTCCCCAGCCACTCCACCACAATCTGCCGCCAAAGGCCCTGGTCCGGAAGCGTTTCATTTCTAAACCCCGGCATCCTCTCCGCCAGGGCGGGGTTCATCGCCGCCACTCTGAGCACCTCCAGCCGTCGCTGGTTAGCGTCGGTGATAGAAGCCAAAGTCGGATCATTCCGAACCAGGATTCGCCAAATACTCTCCTGGAAAACGTACTCATCGGTTACCCTTTGTCTTTGCCGCTCCGTCTGATAGAAGGGCCGCGTCCAATAGACGGAGTTGATTTTCTCGGCGTAGTAGGGGCTGGCGAGGATTTCGCTTTGGGAGACGATGTCTTCGAGGCGGATGGTGTAAGAGATGTATCCGGTCGGGGCAATCTGGGTGGGCGGGAACGCTTGCAAACTGGTTTGGCGGCCTATCGCGGCCCAGTCCCAGCGGGACTGGACAAGACCAGCCGGTGGATTCATCCACTGGCGACCGGCGTGGGCCGGGATTTCACTACCCACCGCGCCTGGAAATGCGATCTCCAGTAGGGGCAGCCGGCCGGTCGCCCCTACATCCCGGGCGTAACCGTCGAATTCCATTCGGTGGCGGGTATTCACAAGTGGGAGCCGTCTCCAGACGGCGATACTCTGGTCGCAATCTGGAGATTGCTCCCCCGACTGGCCAGCCAGGGTGGGCAGAGTGCCCGAGGCGGCCGTCGCTACGAGAGTTAGGATGAGGGCCACCAGAATCTTCACCCTCGGTTCGCAGTTCATGTTTTTCCTCCGTTCGCCATTTCTACGATTTCGCAGCCCCGCCCGGAAATGAAATTTCCGGGCTACGGTCACGAAGTCCCGCAGGGACTTCGCAGGCGTAGCCACCGAATTCTATTCGGTGGCGGGTATTGGCGCAGACAGGGTTCGTCCCAGCAGAAGCGGGCGCAGCGCTCAGGGTAGCGATTGCTGCCAGTACTACGATGAGTGCAACCAGAGCCATTTTCGCTCGTGCTTCAGGGTTCATGTTCTCCCTCCGTCCCTACTCCCAGTGGGAGCCGTCTCCAGACGGCGATGCGCCGATCGCAATCTGGAGATTGCTCCCCCGACTGGCCAGCCAAGGCGGGCGCAGCGCTCAGGGCTACTATCACTGCCAGGGCCAGGACGAGGGCAACTAAGATTATTTTCACCCTTGCTTCGGAACTCACAGTGCTGCTTTCACTTGCTGCCTGCAGACGACGAATCCACGACCTGGCAAAGGTTCCAGGATCTTCACATGGCCATTATCGGGCAATGCACTCGGATTATAATGTGCCAGGTTGCCTTGGTCAAGCGTACGCATTCCGCGCTCAGATTTCGGTGCTATCCCCGCGCCTCTTGTCGCTTCGGCTGGAGCATAATATAATAGTGGTATCTCTCCAGGAAGGTCTGCACATGCAGTTGAACATCTCAACGGAACTCGTGCGCATCCATCCAACAGCCTACATTGCGCCGACGGCTGTACTGATCGGCGATATAACGATAGGTCCAGAGGCCAGTGTGTGGTACGGCGCAGTGCTGCGTGGCGACTCGGCACCCATCATCGTAGGGGCTCGGTCCAATGTGCAAGACGGTTGTATCCTCCACGTGGACCCATCGGCCGGCGTCACATTAGGCGAAGGTGTCACGTTAGGCCACGGCGCTATCGTGCACGCCGCAACCGTGGGGAACAATGTGCTGGTTGGTATGCGGGCTACCGTGCTGGATGGCGCCGTGATTGGCGACGATTGTATCATCGGAGCGGGAGCGGTGGTGACGCCGGGGATGATGGTGCCAGGAGGGTCACTGGTGATGGGCGTGCCAGGCAAGGTGGTGCGGGCATTGACTGCCCAGGAGATAGAATGGGTTAGGACGCGGGCCGAACACTACGTGAACTACACCCGGGTGTACCGCAGTCAGGCGGAAAAGCAGAGGTGAGCATGTTGGATATCATAGTCTGGTGGTTGGCGATCACGATGGTAGGCTTGGCAGCGGTCCCTCTTGCGGCACTGCTATTCCGTCGCCTCCCCAGTCGTGGCTATGTCTATGCCCGCGCCCTCGGGTTGCTTACTATAGGCTATGCCTTCTGGATGGGCGGTAGTCTCGGGGTCCTGGCTAACCATCGTGGCACCATTCTCATTCTGGTAGGTGCGCTAACCGTCGCTTCATCCTATTTGGCGCGGCGCAGCGGCGTAGGCTGGGCGCAACTCTGGCAGGAGAAGCGGGCGCTTATCGCGGTTACCGAGACGCTCTTCGCTGTTGCCTTCCTGGCCTATCTCTACTTTCGCGCTCACGACCCGAACATCCATCACACTGAGCAACCCATGGATTTCGGCTTCATCAATGCCATCCTCCGTAGCCCGCGCTTCCCACCTAACGACCAGTGGATGAGCGGCTATGCCATCAGTTACTATTACTTTGGTTACTTGATCGCGGCGATGCTCATCAAACTGACCGGTGTGGCCTCTGGTGTGGGCTATAACCTTTCCCTGGGCTCCATTTTCTCCTTGGCCGTAGTGGGTGCGTTTGGACTGGTCTACGACCTGGTGGCCTGGCATCAACATGATAATGCCCGTGCAGATGAACGGCTACCGCTTGGGTTCGGCATCCTGGGTGGGGTGATGACGGTGGTGGTCGGCAATCTGGAGGGCTTCTTTGAATACCTGCGCGCGCAGGGTTGGGGCTCACCGGGTTTCTGGAAGTGGCTGGACGTGCCTGGCCTGGCAGAGGCCGTGCCCAGTGGCCAATGGTTCCCTGGCTTCGATTGGTGGTGGTGGCGGGCCACCCGTATTATCCAGGATATCAACACGGTCGGCAAGTTGCCCGAAGTCATCACCGAGTTCCCCGCTTTCAGTTTCATCTTGGGCGATTCGCACCCTCACGTGATGGCGCTGCCCTTCGCCATGCTGGCGCTGGCTGTAGCACTCCACGTATTGCGTCAGGCCTCAGAGTCCGAACGGCCTGAGAGCGCGCCAGGGGCCCTGTTCTTGGGTCATTTCTCAGCACCGCCACTGGAACATTTGTTGCCATTGATAATAGGGGCGCTCTTCTTCCTGAATAGTTGGGATTTCCCAACCTATGCGCTGGTGGTTACCGCTGCCTATGCCCTGGGGCGCTATCGCACGGCAGGGGCACGCGGCCTGGCACTGGTGGCTGACGTACTTGGCTTCGCAGCCTGGCTGGCTCTGTGGAGTGTGTTACTCTACATACCTTTCTATGTGGGCTTCCGCTCACAGGCAGGTGGGCCAAAAGCCGTCTTTTACGCCAAAACTCCATTGCACCAGTATCTGCTCATCTTCGGCTTCCCGCTCTATGTACTGGTGAGTTACGCTGCCGTACGTCTCGTTGATGTACTCCGGCTAGAGGAAAAGCGCCAGGATGTATTAGCCTGGTTCGTGAGCAACTGGGCTACCATCCTAATGCTGGCACTATTGGCCGGAGTAGTGCTGAGCGTGGTACTCCCTCGCGGTACAGAACCCGCAGCCCAGGCAGCGCGCTACGCCCTCCTGGGAACGCCACTCGTGCCACTGTTGGCACTTTTCCTAGGGTTGGTGGCGATGCTGGCATGGTGGTGGGCCGGAGTGAAAAATCAGTCACTCAGTCACACCTACGCCTGCCTGTTGGCTGCAGTGGGCATATTGGTAACGTATTTCATGGAGTTTGTGTACATCAAGGATGACTTCGATGCCCGCATGAACACCGTGTTCAAGTTTTATTACCAGGGCTGGGTGCTCTTCGCCATCGCCGCCGCCTTTGCCGTGTACTATCTGCTGGCAGGTCGGGCACTGGAGCGCGGGCGAAAGTCAAACGCCCTGGGGCGATTTATCTGGGCGATGGCCTTCGTGATGTTGTTCCTGTGTACCCTATATTACCCTGTTGCTGGAGCCTACGCCAAAGCCGGTGGTTTCCGCAGCCCACCGAGCCTGGATGGCGCGGCCTACGTGGCCAAAACAGACCCGGCCCAGTGGGCTGCCATCCGCTGGCTGGAGAAGGAGGTGGGCGGCGGCGTCACCGTTATCGCCGAGGCCTCCGGTGACGCCTACAATGCGGGACACAATCGCGTCTCGGCTTGGACGGGCATTCCCACTATTCTCGGTTGGGCCAACCACGAGCGGCAATGGCGGGGCACGAGCGTGGATGTGGGGAAACGCGAGGCTGAAGTGCGTGAACTTTATACCACCAACAGTATGGAACGGCTTCGCGAATTGCTTGACACATATAACGTGCAGTACGTGTACGTGGGGCCAGTGGAGCGGGAGCGCTATCAAGTGTCTGAGTCTATGCTGGCCCGGTTTGACACCCTTATGGATCGGGTGTACGACCAGGATGGGGTACGCATTTACAGACGCCGGTGAATCAGGATATGTCCTCATTTGTCACATTCGCACGGTTGGGAGAAGCCCTTAGCGCCACCCACTCTCGCAAACGTATGGCGCAATTGATAGCCGATTACCTTCGTGGGCTCGCACCGGAAGAGATCTCTACCGCCGCACGGCTCATCATTGGCCGCGTCTTCCCCGAGTCTGATGACCGCGTGCTGAACGTGAGCGGTAGCGCCGTGGATCGCGTCCTCCGCCAGGTGATTACATTATCTGAGGGCGAACGTCGGGCAGCGCTGGCCGGCGCAGTAGATTTCGGCGAGGCCGTGCAGGGCATGTTTGAGCACGGGCATCGCCTCGGGCCACAGGGATCACCCCTGACTCTCATGGACGTGTATCGCGCCTGCGAGGAAATAGCCGCGACCACTGGCCCCGGCTCGCGGGCAGTCAAGGATGCACTCCTGCGCGCCTTGCTCGAACGCGCTTCGCCAGTAGAGGCCAAGTATATCGTCAAGGTCGTGGTCA from the Chloroflexota bacterium genome contains:
- a CDS encoding gamma carbonic anhydrase family protein; its protein translation is MQLNISTELVRIHPTAYIAPTAVLIGDITIGPEASVWYGAVLRGDSAPIIVGARSNVQDGCILHVDPSAGVTLGEGVTLGHGAIVHAATVGNNVLVGMRATVLDGAVIGDDCIIGAGAVVTPGMMVPGGSLVMGVPGKVVRALTAQEIEWVRTRAEHYVNYTRVYRSQAEKQR